A stretch of Myceligenerans xiligouense DNA encodes these proteins:
- a CDS encoding CCA tRNA nucleotidyltransferase, which produces MRARTAGLGESVLVSIPSGAKPELDLLRRALGVLTEMAPAAIELGKLFRAAGHELSLVGGPVRDAFLGRASNDLDFATSATPDETQHLLARWGDAHWDIGKEFGTIGARKGDVVVEVTTYRTDRYDPDSRKPLVEFGDSLDGDLSRRDFTVNAMAVRLPELTFVDPFDGLSDLARKVLRTPIAPERSFDDDPLRMMRAARFAAQLSFHVEHGTLAALVAMAARIEIVSAERVQAELSKLVMSPNPRAGLEVLVDTGLADHVLPELPALQLEIDEHHRHKDVYEHSLIVLDQAIAQETGPDGPVPAPDLVLRLAALLHDVGKPATRKFEPGGGVSFHHHEVVGAKIVAKRLRALKYEKQVVKDVARLVELHLRFHGYGDGEWTDSAVRRYVTDAGPQLERLHRLTRADCTTRNRRKAKRLSDAYTHLEKRIETLRAQEEIDAIRPDLDGNQIMKILGIGPGREVGQAYKHLLGLRMERGPLGEDVATEELRKWWADQES; this is translated from the coding sequence ATGCGTGCCCGCACGGCGGGTCTGGGAGAATCGGTGCTCGTGTCAATCCCTTCTGGTGCCAAGCCCGAGCTGGACCTCCTGCGCCGTGCGCTCGGCGTGCTGACCGAGATGGCCCCGGCAGCGATCGAACTCGGAAAGCTGTTCCGCGCCGCGGGGCACGAGCTGTCGCTGGTCGGCGGCCCGGTGCGGGACGCGTTCCTCGGCCGCGCGAGCAACGACCTCGACTTCGCGACGTCCGCGACGCCCGACGAGACGCAGCATCTTCTCGCGAGGTGGGGTGACGCGCACTGGGACATCGGCAAGGAGTTCGGGACCATCGGTGCGCGGAAGGGCGACGTCGTCGTCGAGGTCACGACCTACCGCACGGACCGGTACGACCCCGACTCACGGAAGCCGCTCGTCGAGTTCGGCGACTCCCTCGACGGCGATCTCTCGCGGCGCGACTTCACCGTGAACGCGATGGCGGTACGCCTGCCGGAACTCACCTTCGTGGACCCGTTCGACGGACTCTCCGACCTCGCCCGCAAGGTACTCCGCACACCGATCGCGCCGGAGCGCTCGTTCGACGACGACCCGCTGCGCATGATGCGTGCGGCGCGCTTCGCGGCTCAGCTCTCGTTTCACGTGGAACATGGGACGCTCGCGGCGCTGGTCGCGATGGCCGCGCGTATCGAGATCGTCTCGGCCGAGCGGGTGCAGGCGGAACTGAGCAAGCTGGTGATGTCACCGAACCCGCGCGCCGGGCTCGAAGTCCTCGTCGACACCGGCCTCGCCGACCACGTGCTGCCCGAGCTGCCCGCGTTGCAGCTCGAGATCGACGAGCACCACCGGCACAAGGATGTGTACGAGCACTCGCTGATCGTGCTCGACCAGGCGATCGCTCAGGAGACGGGCCCGGACGGGCCGGTGCCGGCGCCGGATCTGGTGCTGCGGCTCGCCGCACTGCTGCACGACGTCGGCAAGCCCGCCACCCGCAAGTTCGAGCCCGGCGGGGGAGTGTCGTTCCACCACCACGAGGTGGTCGGAGCCAAGATCGTGGCGAAGCGCCTGCGCGCCCTGAAGTACGAGAAGCAGGTGGTGAAGGACGTCGCGCGCCTCGTCGAGCTGCATCTCCGGTTCCACGGGTACGGCGACGGCGAATGGACCGACTCGGCCGTGCGCCGGTACGTGACCGACGCCGGTCCGCAGCTCGAACGCCTGCACCGGCTGACCCGCGCCGACTGCACCACCCGCAACCGGCGTAAGGCCAAGCGGCTGTCCGACGCGTACACGCACCTCGAGAAGCGGATCGAGACCCTGCGTGCACAGGAGGAGATCGACGCGATCCGGCCCGACCTCGACGGGAACCAGATCATGAAGATTCTCGGCATCGGACCCGGCCGCGAGGTGGGGCAGGCGTACAAGCACCTGCTGGGCCTGCGCATGGAGCGGGGGCCACTGGGCGAGGACGTCGCCACCGAGGAACTCAGGAAGTGGTGGGCGGACCAGGAGTCCTGA
- a CDS encoding M23 family metallopeptidase — protein MSGSPLAGQSGRLAAKALGRAARRAATPGRDPKKDEHRKRALLVLAVLSAATLALPAAMVGMVVLVAGMIGGQQSMGSGPAGCGMSGSVVVAAGEGTRQASGGFTAEQLQNATVILQVGAERGVPAKAQAIAVMTALGESGMRNLTYGDDRFGVRNPDGTLTSSIGMFQEQKWYGTVEERLDPVGSSGRFYDRLLAVEGWQAMEPTIAAHKAQRNADPYHYARHWDSALQVMQLVSGAEEQDLEAMSASIQGASPAAPCLTGTIGQAAVSAGGWANPAVGIKASGWGPRNTGIAGASRFHQGQDIAAACGTPVYAAAAGRVVISGGTGWGTGNTIRIEHGLGLDTTYGHLLTGTNVVSVGDVVEAGQQIASMGGDSRIDPAGAGTSSGCHLHYEVRMNAQAVDPEPFMAQQGVTLGTAAPAQVPEPMNPDEEPADPAQAAP, from the coding sequence GTGAGTGGGTCGCCACTGGCAGGGCAGAGCGGCCGGCTCGCGGCGAAGGCGCTGGGCAGGGCGGCAAGGCGGGCGGCAACGCCCGGCCGGGACCCGAAGAAGGACGAGCACCGGAAGCGGGCGCTGCTCGTGCTCGCCGTGCTGAGCGCCGCGACGCTCGCGCTGCCCGCGGCGATGGTCGGGATGGTGGTGCTGGTCGCCGGCATGATCGGAGGCCAGCAGTCCATGGGGAGCGGCCCCGCCGGGTGCGGGATGTCGGGATCGGTGGTCGTGGCAGCCGGCGAGGGAACCCGGCAGGCGTCCGGCGGGTTCACGGCGGAGCAGCTCCAGAACGCGACGGTGATCCTCCAGGTCGGGGCGGAGCGCGGCGTACCGGCAAAGGCGCAGGCGATCGCCGTGATGACGGCGCTCGGCGAGTCGGGCATGCGGAACCTGACCTACGGCGACGACCGCTTCGGCGTGCGGAACCCCGACGGGACCCTGACCTCCTCGATCGGAATGTTCCAGGAGCAGAAGTGGTACGGGACGGTCGAGGAGCGGCTCGACCCGGTGGGGTCGTCGGGCCGCTTCTACGACCGGCTGCTCGCGGTGGAGGGGTGGCAGGCGATGGAACCCACCATCGCGGCGCACAAGGCACAGCGGAACGCCGACCCGTACCACTACGCGCGCCACTGGGACAGCGCCCTGCAGGTGATGCAACTGGTCAGCGGCGCCGAGGAGCAGGACCTCGAGGCAATGTCCGCGTCGATCCAGGGCGCCTCACCGGCAGCCCCCTGCCTGACCGGGACGATCGGTCAGGCAGCGGTGAGCGCCGGGGGGTGGGCGAATCCGGCGGTCGGGATCAAGGCCTCGGGCTGGGGACCACGGAACACCGGCATCGCGGGAGCCTCGCGATTCCATCAGGGGCAGGACATCGCGGCGGCCTGCGGCACGCCGGTGTACGCGGCCGCCGCCGGCCGCGTCGTGATCTCCGGGGGAACCGGCTGGGGCACGGGCAACACGATCCGGATCGAGCACGGGCTCGGACTCGACACCACGTACGGGCACCTGCTCACCGGGACCAACGTGGTCTCCGTCGGGGACGTCGTCGAGGCGGGCCAGCAGATCGCGTCGATGGGTGGTGACTCGCGGATCGACCCGGCCGGGGCGGGCACCTCGTCGGGATGCCATCTGCACTACGAGGTGCGGATGAACGCACAGGCCGTCGATCCCGAGCCGTTCATGGCGCAGCAGGGCGTCACGCTCGGGACGGCGGCGCCGGCTCAGGTTCCGGAGCCGATGAATCCGGACGAGGAGCCGGCGGACCCGGCCCAGGCAGCACCCTGA
- a CDS encoding DUF6049 family protein, with translation MTQHHGARRRRARTTAGILTASLALLGGFLPVSTASGTATANPASGSATGAVASTAARAVTTSPARGTTSAVVGHRENETAGPVAVDLRSVSPTVARPGDPVKVSVRITNTTDQALEGLNARLAVNAVALTQRSTLSAWESLGLTDRVGESGPAARDVGRLGPGQSTSLQLTFPTATYTLQGWGPREMSVEVRGASTRVGVLRTFLMYDDGVTRTGQTPMRLTVAAPVTSGVVDPADLEGARLRLAQEAADEGRLDQMLDVARTGKVSLAVDPNVLGLARSAEDDDLRLWGSEFLEATEETTTFGLPAWDPDISALAHAEVARGRMRGFLNTPVIDEWKIPKSWHKGLAWPASGDADRVTVAAAAYADRPNVILANGTFAPTTPGVADSRADVGLKDGTARTAAADPALTNVFTRGTDLAPAQRAAEAADADDSGSGGSARPAAPGPTGAVAAQRLLAETSAIVAQAASDPPHALIALDRSWNPDAGAVDTILAALGNASWVTVAPLDDLFASGTSSVDRTPLEYDKPAKRELADGEVARIDESRTMIIDFSSIADDPDELRRNSLWRLVTPLSIAHRADPGQRQTAVDDGLAYAQTLREAVAVIPREGINLISDRGDLPIRVRNGLDTAVTVTVLLRPENPRLTVAHPVSGTIPSGKEMDLPIPVEAIGSGDVTVTADLLAPSGVQLGSETSFEVRVRAGWEEVGTWIAAGLVGLLFLAGIWRTVRRGRSPNRATVEDVEAATGEFEATARSTDAAGPTPAGAAQRTE, from the coding sequence ATGACGCAGCATCACGGTGCCCGACGGCGTCGCGCCCGCACCACCGCAGGAATCCTCACCGCAAGCCTCGCGCTCCTGGGTGGCTTCCTGCCCGTGAGCACCGCGTCCGGCACCGCCACGGCGAACCCCGCGTCCGGCTCGGCCACCGGGGCCGTGGCATCCACCGCCGCGAGGGCGGTCACCACCTCTCCGGCCCGAGGCACCACGTCCGCCGTCGTCGGTCACCGGGAGAACGAGACGGCCGGCCCCGTCGCGGTCGATCTCCGGTCCGTCTCCCCCACGGTGGCCCGGCCGGGCGATCCGGTGAAGGTCTCCGTCCGGATCACGAACACCACGGACCAGGCGCTCGAAGGCCTGAACGCCCGGCTCGCCGTGAACGCGGTCGCGCTCACGCAGCGCTCGACGCTGTCGGCATGGGAGTCCCTGGGACTCACCGATCGGGTCGGGGAGAGCGGACCAGCCGCGCGCGACGTCGGCCGGCTCGGCCCGGGACAGTCGACGAGCCTCCAGCTCACCTTTCCGACCGCCACCTACACGCTGCAGGGCTGGGGTCCGCGCGAGATGTCGGTCGAAGTTCGCGGCGCGTCGACCAGGGTCGGCGTGCTGCGCACGTTCCTCATGTACGACGACGGCGTCACCCGCACGGGGCAGACACCGATGCGGCTCACGGTCGCGGCCCCGGTGACCTCCGGGGTCGTCGATCCTGCTGATCTGGAGGGCGCGCGGCTCCGGCTGGCCCAGGAGGCCGCCGACGAGGGTCGACTCGACCAGATGCTCGACGTCGCGCGGACGGGCAAGGTCTCGCTGGCCGTGGATCCGAACGTGCTGGGCCTCGCGCGGTCGGCCGAGGACGACGACCTCCGGCTGTGGGGAAGCGAGTTCCTCGAGGCCACCGAGGAGACCACGACCTTCGGGCTGCCCGCCTGGGACCCGGACATCAGCGCCCTCGCCCACGCCGAGGTCGCGCGGGGGCGCATGCGCGGTTTCCTCAACACGCCGGTGATCGACGAGTGGAAGATCCCGAAGTCGTGGCACAAGGGACTGGCATGGCCGGCGAGCGGGGACGCGGACCGGGTCACGGTGGCGGCCGCCGCCTACGCGGACCGGCCGAACGTGATCCTCGCGAACGGCACCTTCGCCCCGACGACCCCCGGGGTCGCGGACAGCCGCGCGGACGTGGGCCTCAAGGACGGCACCGCACGGACGGCCGCCGCGGACCCAGCCCTGACCAACGTGTTCACCCGGGGGACGGACCTCGCGCCCGCCCAGCGCGCGGCCGAGGCGGCGGACGCCGACGACTCCGGCTCGGGCGGCAGCGCTCGGCCCGCCGCCCCCGGGCCCACGGGCGCGGTGGCGGCGCAGCGCCTGCTCGCCGAGACCTCGGCGATCGTCGCCCAGGCAGCCTCGGATCCGCCGCATGCCCTCATCGCTCTCGACCGCTCCTGGAATCCCGACGCCGGTGCCGTCGACACGATCCTGGCCGCGCTGGGCAACGCCTCCTGGGTCACGGTCGCCCCCCTGGACGACCTGTTCGCCTCCGGCACGTCCTCGGTCGACCGCACGCCGCTGGAGTACGACAAGCCGGCGAAACGGGAACTCGCCGACGGCGAGGTGGCCCGCATCGACGAGAGCCGCACCATGATCATCGACTTCTCCTCCATCGCGGACGACCCGGACGAGCTGCGCCGGAACTCCCTCTGGCGACTGGTCACCCCGTTGTCGATCGCCCACCGTGCCGATCCCGGGCAGCGACAGACGGCGGTCGACGACGGCCTCGCCTATGCGCAGACGCTGCGCGAGGCCGTCGCGGTCATCCCGCGTGAGGGGATCAACCTGATATCGGACCGCGGCGACCTGCCGATCCGGGTCCGTAACGGCCTGGATACCGCCGTCACGGTGACCGTCCTGCTGCGGCCCGAGAACCCACGCCTCACGGTGGCGCATCCCGTCAGCGGGACCATTCCCTCGGGCAAGGAGATGGACCTGCCGATCCCTGTCGAGGCGATCGGTTCCGGCGACGTCACGGTGACCGCCGACCTCCTCGCGCCGTCCGGCGTCCAGCTCGGCTCGGAGACGTCGTTCGAGGTGCGGGTTCGGGCCGGCTGGGAGGAAGTGGGCACCTGGATCGCCGCCGGGCTGGTCGGGCTGCTGTTCCTGGCAGGAATCTGGCGTACCGTACGGCGCGGGCGTTCCCCGAACCGTGCCACGGTCGAGGACGTCGAGGCGGCGACCGGCGAGTTCGAAGCCACGGCCAGATCCACGGACGCGGCCGGGCCGACGCCGGCGGGCGCCGCGCAGCGGACGGAATGA
- a CDS encoding NUDIX hydrolase encodes MSTPAPAGDRPIGRPDVPTPPGGAPLRVDPSRIATAPAAAVHLPVVDETSAGGLVLRPTPGFASASTGFDAAVLLRRNRSGRIEWCLPKGHLEGQETPEEAAIREIREETGIHGSVQVDLGVIDYWFTGEDRRVHKVVHHFLLRADGGSLTVENDPDGEAEDVVWVGMDDLPDKLSYPNEQRLAAVAAERLGSSPELLAALRSGMSHLETPDHP; translated from the coding sequence ATGTCCACCCCAGCGCCGGCCGGCGATCGACCCATCGGTCGACCCGACGTGCCCACGCCCCCCGGTGGGGCGCCGCTCCGGGTGGACCCGTCGCGTATCGCCACGGCGCCGGCGGCCGCGGTCCATCTTCCCGTCGTGGACGAGACGTCCGCCGGCGGGCTCGTCCTCCGGCCGACCCCGGGGTTCGCGTCCGCCTCCACCGGGTTCGACGCCGCCGTCCTCCTGCGCCGCAACCGTAGCGGCCGGATCGAGTGGTGCCTTCCGAAGGGACACCTGGAAGGGCAGGAGACGCCGGAGGAAGCGGCGATCCGCGAGATCCGCGAGGAGACCGGCATCCACGGCTCGGTCCAGGTCGACCTCGGCGTCATCGACTACTGGTTCACCGGGGAGGATCGTCGCGTGCACAAGGTGGTGCACCATTTCCTGCTGCGTGCCGACGGCGGCTCCCTCACCGTGGAGAATGACCCCGACGGTGAGGCGGAGGACGTCGTCTGGGTCGGCATGGACGACCTTCCCGACAAGCTTTCCTACCCGAACGAGCAGCGGCTGGCCGCCGTCGCCGCCGAGCGCCTGGGTTCGTCACCCGAGTTGCTCGCGGCACTGCGGTCAGGCATGTCCCACCTGGAGACACCAGACCACCCATGA
- a CDS encoding ATP-binding protein, protein MLSHVSALTDGLMWTRSGTVWAVWRVSPIPYAYQPDDKKHAARRHHTALYRALRGESLHLGLVAATDPVSVVEAMVDGVNVAEHEAWAAECNATLDFLEHIEIGRRVHWIAAPLPNPGAKAVLEPLQASWSALKDQLMLPRAVPSKHTIGERAAQAEILRKEMPSAFDPRPASVAEMAWMFGHAMQRGLGLDMDVPVHGSLDAELHLTGSSVLADALIDPAAQTDASKRLTPMQILKRPYIKVIDPENPDRASYQSTLVVSDTPSGGIVYPGCEWIGRVDESSVPCDWAIRMTVRSREEVTGRNRRAVRTLNDQFDQRAEEERAGSSLDGTARALGEYQAVMDADELEVEVDATTMFTVSGPNAEQVLDDARDLTKYFAAMQFKLRNDPTVQPALFDATLPGMPTPRAVREYSQITTARSFAAAVPFATTDLGDSSGSLFALEISNGASRPNPVFVNLGDASDKLDVALAMGFVGELGSGKSVGLKSVALDNIDRGATLIAVDHTDMGEWGFAVSEVAGSQVVEISDDASLSIDPLRCLPPATAPRVTRSFLTVLLSVQTKSEQNVLLSKVLQPSYMERHRITSLGSLARHLETECELPGARTLADEMRIFSELDFGRPVFDDELPAIDLDAPAIVMHTNRLQLPSKADMEHSHLFAELKAEKVFGRAVFALIAALARHRCFKDRTRLDIFAADEAHKTMSSPEAAEEIGMFIRDGRKHKAALLLGSHDAEEDFGNEVVRGLIPFRVLLRHRDENLARRGLRWLHGLPSDAPVDPQLVKLITEGTAPVMDAGVGVPEERRGECLVRDFQARYGRAKVMAPLVAKRAEAVKTTPTSSTGSVIHS, encoded by the coding sequence ATGCTCAGCCACGTCTCCGCCCTGACCGACGGACTCATGTGGACCCGCTCCGGGACCGTGTGGGCCGTCTGGCGGGTGTCGCCCATTCCGTACGCCTACCAACCGGACGATAAGAAACATGCCGCACGGCGGCACCACACGGCCCTGTACCGCGCGCTGCGTGGCGAGTCCCTGCACCTGGGGCTGGTCGCGGCGACGGACCCGGTCTCCGTGGTGGAGGCGATGGTCGACGGCGTGAACGTGGCCGAGCACGAGGCATGGGCCGCGGAGTGCAACGCGACCCTCGACTTCCTGGAGCACATCGAGATCGGGCGGCGGGTCCACTGGATCGCCGCGCCGCTGCCGAACCCGGGCGCCAAGGCGGTGCTCGAGCCGTTGCAGGCGAGCTGGTCGGCCCTGAAGGACCAGTTGATGCTGCCGCGCGCGGTGCCCTCGAAGCACACGATCGGTGAACGCGCGGCACAGGCGGAGATCCTGCGCAAGGAGATGCCGTCCGCGTTCGACCCCCGGCCGGCGTCGGTGGCGGAGATGGCATGGATGTTCGGCCACGCGATGCAGCGCGGACTGGGACTGGACATGGATGTGCCGGTGCACGGGTCACTGGACGCCGAGCTGCATCTGACCGGTTCCTCCGTGCTTGCGGACGCCCTCATCGACCCGGCCGCGCAGACGGACGCGAGCAAGCGGCTGACCCCGATGCAGATCCTCAAGCGTCCGTACATCAAGGTCATCGACCCGGAGAACCCGGACCGCGCGTCGTACCAGTCGACGCTCGTGGTGAGTGACACGCCGTCCGGCGGCATCGTCTACCCCGGCTGCGAATGGATCGGGCGGGTGGACGAGTCGAGCGTCCCGTGCGACTGGGCGATCCGGATGACCGTGCGCTCCCGCGAAGAGGTGACAGGCCGCAACCGGCGCGCCGTCCGCACCCTGAACGACCAGTTCGACCAGCGCGCCGAGGAGGAGCGTGCCGGATCGTCGCTGGACGGCACCGCCCGCGCGCTGGGCGAGTACCAAGCGGTGATGGACGCCGACGAGCTCGAGGTCGAGGTCGACGCCACCACCATGTTCACGGTGTCCGGCCCGAACGCGGAGCAGGTGCTCGACGACGCCCGCGACCTCACCAAGTACTTCGCGGCCATGCAGTTCAAACTCCGCAACGACCCGACCGTGCAACCGGCCCTGTTCGACGCGACGCTGCCGGGCATGCCGACCCCGCGCGCCGTGCGTGAGTACTCGCAGATCACGACGGCCCGCTCCTTCGCGGCAGCCGTCCCGTTCGCGACCACGGACCTGGGCGACAGCTCCGGCTCCCTGTTCGCGCTGGAGATCAGCAACGGCGCCTCGCGGCCGAACCCGGTCTTCGTCAACCTGGGCGACGCCTCCGACAAGCTGGACGTCGCGCTGGCGATGGGATTCGTCGGAGAGCTCGGCAGCGGTAAGTCCGTCGGCCTCAAGTCGGTCGCTCTGGACAACATCGATCGTGGCGCCACCCTGATCGCCGTCGACCACACCGACATGGGCGAGTGGGGGTTCGCGGTCTCCGAGGTGGCCGGCTCACAGGTGGTGGAGATCTCCGACGACGCCTCCCTGTCCATCGATCCCCTCCGCTGCCTGCCCCCCGCGACCGCTCCCCGCGTCACGCGCTCGTTCCTGACCGTGCTGCTCAGCGTGCAGACCAAGTCCGAGCAGAACGTCCTGTTGTCCAAGGTGCTCCAGCCGAGCTACATGGAGCGCCACCGGATCACCTCGCTCGGTTCCCTCGCCCGGCACCTCGAGACCGAGTGCGAGCTCCCGGGCGCGCGGACCCTGGCCGACGAGATGCGGATCTTCTCCGAACTCGACTTCGGAAGGCCCGTCTTCGACGACGAGCTCCCCGCGATCGATCTCGACGCCCCCGCGATCGTCATGCACACCAACCGCCTGCAGCTGCCGTCCAAGGCGGACATGGAACACAGTCACCTCTTCGCCGAGCTCAAGGCCGAGAAGGTCTTCGGGCGCGCGGTGTTCGCCCTGATCGCGGCCCTCGCACGGCACCGCTGCTTCAAGGACCGCACACGCCTCGACATCTTCGCCGCGGACGAGGCGCACAAGACGATGTCGTCGCCCGAGGCCGCCGAGGAGATCGGGATGTTCATCCGCGACGGCCGCAAGCACAAGGCCGCACTTCTCCTGGGTAGCCATGACGCCGAGGAGGATTTCGGCAACGAGGTCGTGCGCGGGCTCATCCCGTTCCGGGTGCTCCTGCGCCACCGCGACGAGAACCTCGCACGGCGCGGCCTGCGGTGGTTGCACGGGCTTCCCTCCGACGCCCCCGTGGACCCCCAGCTCGTCAAGCTCATCACCGAGGGCACCGCCCCCGTCATGGACGCCGGCGTCGGCGTACCCGAGGAACGCCGGGGCGAATGCCTCGTGCGCGACTTCCAGGCGCGCTACGGCCGTGCCAAGGTCATGGCGCCACTCGTCGCGAAACGCGCCGAGGCCGTCAAGACGACGCCCACGAGCTCCACGGGATCGGTGATCCACTCATGA
- a CDS encoding MDR family MFS transporter, with translation MSARTDTIDDNPSAVPEGTGATGRQEQAIPQAPEAGAGAKLAPGHFRVIALLMVSAFTVILNETTMTIALPAIMTDLTITETTGQWLTTAFMLTMAVVIPATGYLINRLGTRNAYILAMSIFTAGTLLGALAPTFGILVSARVIQAMGTGIMMPLLMTTIMTIVPPQIRGRVMGNITLVIALAPATGPLMSGVVVDLAGWRAVFAVVTPVAAIVLTAGILWIRDVSEKEIQPIDPLSILLSLLAFGGVVWGLSELGESANGESFVNPYVPLGVGVVMLGVFIWRQLARQRTDSALLDLRTFRSVNFRLAVGIMAISMIAMFGAMILLPLVLQNAMGYSPTLAGLVVLPGGLAMGLLGPVVGRLYDKHGPRPLMVPGLTGVTLAVVLLATINPGTPLWLIVVAQLVLMMGLSFTFTPLFSSAMGDLEMHLYSHGSATINTVQQVAGAAGTALFVALMTIRSTALTDGGASEAEALTGGARLSFTVGAIVVAMAILLATRIKRVEAGPGH, from the coding sequence ATGAGCGCACGAACCGATACGATCGACGACAATCCTTCCGCTGTACCTGAGGGCACGGGGGCCACGGGCCGTCAGGAACAGGCGATCCCGCAGGCACCGGAGGCCGGAGCCGGGGCCAAGCTCGCGCCGGGGCATTTCCGCGTCATCGCGCTGCTGATGGTGTCCGCCTTCACCGTGATCCTCAACGAGACCACGATGACGATCGCGCTGCCGGCGATCATGACGGATCTGACCATCACCGAGACCACGGGGCAGTGGCTCACCACGGCCTTCATGCTGACCATGGCCGTGGTCATCCCCGCGACCGGCTACCTGATCAACCGGCTCGGCACCCGCAACGCGTACATCCTGGCGATGTCCATCTTCACCGCGGGAACCCTGCTCGGGGCGCTGGCGCCCACCTTCGGGATCCTCGTCAGTGCGCGTGTCATCCAGGCAATGGGCACCGGAATCATGATGCCCCTGCTCATGACCACGATCATGACGATCGTGCCGCCGCAGATCCGCGGCAGGGTCATGGGGAACATCACGCTTGTCATCGCTCTGGCACCCGCCACGGGCCCGCTCATGTCCGGCGTGGTGGTCGACCTCGCCGGATGGCGCGCGGTGTTCGCCGTCGTCACCCCGGTGGCCGCCATCGTTCTGACCGCCGGGATCCTGTGGATCCGTGACGTGTCGGAGAAGGAGATCCAGCCGATCGACCCGCTGTCGATCCTGCTCTCCCTCCTCGCATTCGGCGGAGTCGTCTGGGGCCTCTCGGAGCTCGGGGAGTCGGCGAACGGGGAGTCCTTCGTGAACCCCTACGTGCCCCTCGGCGTCGGCGTGGTGATGCTCGGTGTCTTCATCTGGCGCCAGCTGGCTCGTCAGCGGACCGATTCGGCTCTGCTGGACCTGCGCACGTTCCGCTCGGTGAACTTCAGGCTCGCGGTCGGCATCATGGCGATCTCGATGATCGCGATGTTCGGTGCGATGATCCTCCTGCCACTGGTGCTGCAGAACGCGATGGGCTACTCACCGACGCTGGCAGGGCTCGTCGTCCTCCCGGGTGGCCTGGCGATGGGGCTCCTGGGGCCGGTGGTGGGCCGCCTCTACGACAAGCACGGCCCGCGTCCTCTGATGGTCCCGGGGCTCACCGGCGTCACACTCGCGGTGGTCCTGCTGGCGACCATCAACCCGGGAACGCCGCTGTGGCTGATCGTCGTGGCCCAACTGGTGCTGATGATGGGCCTGAGCTTCACCTTCACACCACTCTTCAGCTCGGCGATGGGTGATCTCGAGATGCACCTGTACTCCCACGGATCCGCGACCATCAACACGGTGCAGCAGGTCGCCGGCGCCGCGGGCACCGCGCTGTTCGTCGCGCTCATGACGATCCGCTCGACGGCGCTGACCGACGGCGGCGCGTCCGAGGCCGAGGCACTCACGGGTGGTGCTCGCCTCTCCTTCACGGTGGGTGCGATCGTCGTGGCCATGGCCATCTTGCTGGCCACCCGGATCAAGCGGGTCGAGGCCGGCCCCGGCCACTGA
- a CDS encoding ribose-phosphate diphosphokinase — MAEVRVFAGSAGQRFAQKMCADLGVPLSPAEISRFANDCLQAQLMENCRERDVYLVQPIITPTQENLMELLLMIDAAKGASAQRITAVIPHFAYARSDKKDAPRISIGGRLVADLLETAGAGRILTMTLHAPQVHAFFRVPTDQLNALRELASHFGANDLSKTTVVSPDLGNAKPASAFAKMLGVPVAAAAKERFNDNRVEITSLIGDVGGRDIIVLDDEVAGGSTIAALLDLLREHGARSVRIACTHGIFAGDALYRIAADPDVVEIVTTDTVPTTELVAHDKLTVISVASAFAEAVRRIHSGESVSALFDPTHV; from the coding sequence ATGGCCGAAGTTCGGGTCTTCGCCGGTTCCGCAGGTCAGCGCTTCGCTCAGAAGATGTGCGCTGACCTCGGCGTGCCCTTGAGCCCAGCGGAGATCAGCCGCTTCGCCAACGACTGCCTCCAGGCGCAGCTCATGGAGAACTGCCGCGAGCGCGACGTGTACCTCGTGCAGCCCATCATCACTCCCACCCAGGAGAACCTGATGGAGTTGCTGCTCATGATCGACGCCGCGAAGGGTGCCTCGGCGCAGCGCATCACCGCGGTCATACCGCACTTCGCGTATGCACGCTCCGACAAGAAGGACGCACCGCGGATCTCGATCGGCGGTCGCCTCGTCGCCGACCTGCTGGAGACGGCGGGGGCAGGGCGCATCCTCACGATGACGCTGCACGCACCGCAGGTGCACGCCTTCTTCCGCGTCCCGACGGACCAGCTCAACGCACTCCGTGAACTGGCTTCCCACTTCGGGGCGAACGACCTGTCGAAGACGACCGTCGTCTCGCCGGATCTCGGGAACGCGAAGCCTGCGAGCGCCTTCGCGAAGATGCTGGGTGTCCCGGTGGCGGCGGCGGCCAAGGAGCGCTTCAACGACAACCGCGTGGAGATCACGTCGCTGATCGGCGACGTCGGCGGGCGCGACATCATCGTCCTCGACGACGAGGTCGCGGGAGGCTCCACGATCGCCGCGCTCCTCGACCTGCTCCGGGAGCACGGTGCCCGCTCGGTGCGGATCGCGTGCACCCACGGCATCTTCGCCGGGGACGCTCTCTACCGGATCGCCGCCGATCCGGACGTCGTCGAGATCGTCACCACCGACACGGTTCCGACCACCGAACTCGTCGCCCACGACAAGCTCACGGTCATCAGCGTCGCCTCGGCCTTCGCGGAGGCCGTACGCCGCATCCACTCGGGCGAGTCGGTCAGCGCCCTGTTCGACCCCACGCACGTCTGA